In Bradyrhizobium sp. CCBAU 051011, the following are encoded in one genomic region:
- a CDS encoding cold-shock protein — MATGTVKWFNATKGFGFIQPDDGSTDVFVHISAVERAGLSSLNEGQKISFEAKKDPMRGKTSAENLRVG; from the coding sequence ATGGCTACCGGAACAGTTAAGTGGTTCAACGCGACCAAGGGTTTTGGCTTCATTCAGCCCGATGATGGCAGCACCGACGTTTTCGTCCACATCAGCGCCGTCGAACGTGCGGGTCTGAGCTCGCTCAACGAAGGTCAGAAGATCTCGTTCGAAGCGAAGAAGGACCCGATGCGCGGCAAGACCAGCGCCGAGAACCTTCGCGTCGGTTAA
- a CDS encoding trypsin-like serine protease encodes MKILLRLIASLVLLLSVPAHAIVGGGAPSTEGVARSVVTIVGSRGNFCTGALIAPKLVLTAAHCVPSGADYKIVEYGADRQPTLQDVKSVAIHPGFNMQAMSGHRATADVALLQLAAPPKGKTAAVLGLPEIPINVGSRFTIAGIGVTVRGDGRSGGTIRVAGLVATGRPGTLQIRLVDPVGQGTRDGLGACTGDSGAPVFEDKQGGPAIVGVVSWSTGPNGSAGCGGMTGVTPLTLYRDWVLQTAQKWGAGL; translated from the coding sequence ATGAAGATCCTGCTTCGCTTGATTGCCAGCCTTGTCCTGCTGCTGTCCGTTCCCGCGCACGCCATTGTCGGCGGCGGTGCGCCGTCGACGGAAGGCGTGGCCCGCTCGGTCGTTACCATCGTCGGCTCACGCGGCAATTTCTGCACCGGCGCGTTGATTGCGCCAAAGCTGGTGCTGACGGCCGCGCATTGCGTGCCATCAGGCGCGGACTACAAGATCGTCGAATATGGCGCCGACCGGCAGCCGACGCTGCAGGATGTGAAGAGCGTCGCCATTCATCCCGGCTTCAACATGCAGGCGATGTCGGGGCACCGTGCGACGGCAGACGTCGCGTTGCTGCAATTGGCCGCGCCGCCCAAGGGCAAGACGGCGGCCGTACTCGGATTGCCTGAGATCCCGATCAATGTCGGGAGCCGTTTTACCATCGCAGGAATCGGCGTGACCGTGCGCGGCGATGGCAGGAGCGGCGGCACCATCCGCGTCGCCGGCCTGGTTGCGACGGGCAGGCCGGGGACACTTCAGATTAGGCTTGTCGACCCCGTGGGGCAGGGCACGCGCGACGGCCTCGGTGCCTGCACCGGCGATTCCGGCGCGCCTGTTTTCGAGGACAAGCAAGGCGGTCCCGCGATCGTCGGCGTGGTGAGCTGGTCAACGGGGCCGAATGGCTCGGCGGGTTGCGGCGGCATGACCGGGGTTACGCCGCTGACGCTGTATCGCGACTGGGTTTTACAGACCGCGCAGAAGTGGGGCGCGGGGTTGTAG
- a CDS encoding HAD-IA family hydrolase, with product MMIEAVIWDFGGVLTTSPFEAFARYETERGLPADIIRRTNAANHLENAWAKFERAEVDIEAFDELFAAESLALGAAVRGKEVLPLLSGDLRPEMVEALKRVKARFKTGCITNNLPANAIGSHSGRTLYVAEVMALFDHVIESAKIGLRKPDPRIYRMMVETLKVDPRNCVYLDDLGINLKPAREMGMTTIKVVSAAQAIGELEAATGLALR from the coding sequence ATGATGATCGAGGCAGTGATCTGGGATTTCGGCGGAGTGCTGACCACTTCGCCCTTCGAGGCCTTTGCGCGGTACGAGACCGAGCGCGGGCTGCCGGCCGACATCATCCGGCGCACCAACGCCGCCAATCACCTGGAAAATGCCTGGGCCAAATTCGAGCGCGCCGAAGTCGACATCGAAGCTTTTGACGAATTGTTCGCGGCGGAATCGCTGGCGCTGGGCGCGGCGGTTCGCGGCAAGGAGGTGCTGCCGCTATTATCAGGCGATCTGCGGCCCGAGATGGTCGAGGCGCTCAAGCGCGTCAAGGCCAGGTTCAAGACCGGCTGCATCACCAACAATCTGCCCGCCAACGCCATCGGCAGCCACAGCGGCCGCACGCTCTATGTCGCCGAAGTGATGGCGCTGTTCGACCATGTCATCGAGTCCGCCAAAATCGGTCTCCGAAAGCCCGATCCGCGTATCTACCGGATGATGGTCGAGACACTGAAGGTCGATCCCAGGAACTGCGTTTACCTCGACGACCTCGGCATCAACCTGAAGCCGGCGCGCGAGATGGGCATGACCACGATCAAGGTGGTCAGTGCGGCGCAGGCGATCGGGGAGCTTGAGGCAGCTACCGGGCTGGCATTGCGCTAG
- a CDS encoding helix-turn-helix transcriptional regulator, with protein sequence MPTPDKQLSAEQSRQIADTIREELARRRISRQSLAELAKLSLSTLEKVLGGRRPFTLATTVRLEQALGVSLRKTPEAPASVAAVNGEVAPDGLGAYSRRAVAWIEGTYVTVRPSFGDKDAIFAYRTEITWDTAASSLVFHESERQDAAFTQFGEVAVPNQSRHIYLVTNRHGQHRLITVAHLAISGEMYGIITTLLAGRGSLLTPIAAPIAYIPIKMVANPTFGRISSDDPNYTLYRQHLRRTTDESFALFLPG encoded by the coding sequence ATGCCGACGCCGGACAAGCAGCTTTCCGCCGAGCAGAGCCGGCAGATTGCCGACACCATTCGCGAAGAGCTCGCCCGTCGCCGCATCTCCCGGCAGTCTCTGGCCGAACTCGCAAAACTCAGCCTTTCGACGCTGGAAAAGGTGCTGGGCGGCCGCCGCCCGTTTACGCTGGCCACCACCGTTCGCCTCGAACAGGCGCTCGGCGTTTCCTTGCGCAAGACGCCGGAGGCACCGGCGTCTGTCGCTGCCGTCAACGGCGAGGTTGCGCCGGATGGCCTGGGCGCCTATTCGCGCCGCGCGGTGGCGTGGATCGAAGGAACCTATGTCACGGTGCGGCCGTCGTTCGGCGACAAGGACGCGATCTTTGCCTACCGCACCGAGATCACCTGGGATACCGCGGCCTCATCGCTGGTGTTTCACGAGAGCGAGCGGCAGGACGCAGCCTTCACCCAGTTCGGCGAAGTGGCAGTGCCGAACCAGTCGAGACATATCTATCTCGTCACCAACCGGCATGGCCAGCATCGCCTGATCACGGTGGCGCACCTGGCGATTTCAGGCGAGATGTACGGGATCATCACGACGCTGCTTGCGGGTCGCGGCTCGTTGCTGACGCCGATCGCAGCGCCAATCGCTTATATTCCGATCAAGATGGTGGCTAACCCGACCTTTGGCAGGATTTCGTCCGACGATCCCAATTACACGCTGTACCGCCAGCATTTGCGGCGAACGACGGATGAATCGTTCGCGCTGTTCTTGCCGGGGTAG
- a CDS encoding class GN sortase, translating into MRFILPLLLALIGLILFGQGAYIHAKALVAQVLLERAFEKTIATGHETKPWSWADTWPVARIDVKRLHARTIVLAGSSGQALAFGPGHVERTPDAGERGVAVYSAHRDTHFVFLKNVVIGDEIEVTRSDGKQFHYRVDATSVVRFDASGIDPLADGYHLVLSTCWPFEALTPGPERYLVHATMIVSAPEFSASREIVRDANGTARATRVATPAKSQ; encoded by the coding sequence ATGCGTTTCATCCTCCCTCTCCTCCTCGCTCTCATCGGCCTGATCTTGTTCGGCCAGGGCGCCTACATCCACGCCAAGGCGCTGGTTGCACAGGTCCTGCTGGAACGCGCCTTCGAGAAAACCATCGCCACCGGACACGAGACGAAACCGTGGTCGTGGGCCGACACATGGCCGGTTGCCCGTATCGACGTGAAGCGGCTCCATGCCCGCACCATCGTGCTCGCAGGCAGCAGCGGCCAGGCGCTCGCCTTCGGTCCGGGTCATGTCGAACGGACACCCGATGCCGGCGAGCGCGGCGTCGCCGTTTATTCGGCGCATCGCGATACGCATTTCGTCTTTCTGAAGAACGTCGTCATAGGTGACGAGATCGAGGTCACGCGAAGCGACGGCAAGCAATTCCATTACCGGGTGGATGCCACTTCGGTCGTGCGCTTCGACGCCTCCGGCATCGATCCGCTCGCAGACGGATATCATCTGGTGCTGTCGACCTGCTGGCCATTCGAGGCGCTGACGCCGGGGCCGGAACGCTATCTTGTGCACGCCACCATGATTGTATCAGCTCCTGAATTCTCCGCGAGCCGGGAAATCGTTCGCGACGCGAATGGCACTGCGCGCGCAACGCGTGTTGCCACCCCTGCCAAGTCTCAATAA
- a CDS encoding MoxR family ATPase gives MADTRPSASIEAVESGLAAQGYIASRQIATAVYLAQQIEKPILVEGPAGVGKTELAKAIAAWRGMKMIRLQCYEGLDEAKALYEWKYAKQLLYTQILKDKLGEVLGGAPTLEAALNQLHDFGDVFFSKEFVEPRPLLQALEQPAGCVLLVDEIDKSDAEFESLLLEILSDFQVTIPELGTVVAVSPPTVILTSNSERDLGDALKRRCLHLHIGFPEQKLEERIVESRVSGISQTLRRQMVGFINEVRTLDLKKLPSVSETIDWARVLVLLQAPELGHEVVKDTLNVLLKYEADIEATMPQVSTFIAKASRQGVFG, from the coding sequence GTGGCTGATACCAGGCCTTCGGCCTCGATCGAGGCAGTGGAAAGCGGTCTTGCGGCGCAGGGCTATATTGCGAGCCGCCAGATCGCGACCGCGGTCTATCTGGCGCAGCAGATCGAAAAGCCCATCCTGGTCGAAGGGCCCGCCGGCGTCGGCAAGACCGAACTGGCGAAAGCGATCGCTGCATGGCGCGGCATGAAGATGATCCGCCTGCAATGCTATGAGGGGCTCGACGAGGCCAAGGCGCTCTACGAGTGGAAATACGCCAAGCAGCTTCTTTACACGCAGATCCTGAAGGATAAGCTCGGCGAAGTGCTCGGCGGCGCGCCGACGCTGGAAGCGGCGCTGAACCAGCTTCACGATTTCGGCGACGTGTTCTTCTCCAAGGAATTCGTCGAGCCACGGCCGCTGTTGCAGGCGCTGGAGCAGCCCGCGGGCTGCGTGCTGCTGGTCGACGAAATCGACAAGTCGGACGCCGAATTCGAATCGCTGCTGCTGGAAATTCTCAGCGACTTCCAGGTCACGATTCCGGAACTCGGAACCGTGGTCGCGGTTTCGCCGCCGACCGTGATCCTGACCTCGAACAGCGAACGCGATCTCGGCGATGCGCTGAAGCGCCGCTGCCTGCATCTGCATATCGGTTTCCCCGAGCAGAAGCTTGAGGAGCGGATCGTCGAGAGCCGAGTATCAGGCATTTCGCAGACGTTGCGCCGGCAGATGGTGGGCTTCATCAACGAGGTCCGCACGCTGGACCTGAAGAAGCTGCCGTCGGTCAGCGAGACCATCGACTGGGCGCGCGTGCTGGTGCTGCTGCAGGCGCCCGAACTCGGCCATGAGGTGGTCAAGGACACGCTGAACGTCCTGCTGAAATACGAGGCGGATATCGAGGCCACCATGCCTCAGGTTTCCACCTTCATCGCCAAGGCTTCGCGTCAGGGCGTCTTCGGGTGA
- a CDS encoding long-chain fatty acid--CoA ligase — MSSVRYYDWIAHFGRRTPDKIAAIDLASDRRLSYAQFDARISRLATHLRDKLGVTRGDRVAVLALNTTDTLEVQFACFRIGAVFLPLNTRLTVPELQFIVGDASPKVMIHDTDLAEVALAVAKLCNVSSALLLGPGGSYEAAIAASAPLDRAEMVTLDDISTIMYTSGTTGQPKGAIITHGMTFWNCVNLGGPAYVSPSTVLLTVLPLFHTGGLNCYTNPVLHAGGTVLIMRTFDPGVALQLISDPSYGITQFFGVPSIYQFMAQHPSFATSDFSRLVIGGVGGAPMPVPLLKVWEERGVALQQGYGMTETSPAVLALDREDAARKAGSSGKPVLHTEVRIVRPDGTDADVGELGELWVRGPNVTPGYWNRPDANQSSFTDGWLHTGDATRVDEEGFYYIVDRWKDMYISGGENVYPAEVESVLHQLTAIAEAAVIGIPNEQWGEVGMAIVAVKPGHTLTPAEIHAHCAANLARFKCPRLIEFVDALPRNATGKIHKPTLRKNFSAPKPTEKAAIAS; from the coding sequence ATGTCGTCGGTTCGCTATTACGACTGGATCGCGCATTTCGGCCGCCGCACGCCGGACAAGATCGCGGCCATCGACCTCGCCAGCGACCGCCGGTTGTCCTACGCGCAGTTCGATGCGCGCATCTCGCGGCTTGCCACTCATCTGCGCGACAAACTCGGTGTCACGCGCGGCGACCGGGTCGCCGTGCTCGCGCTCAACACCACCGATACGCTGGAGGTGCAGTTCGCCTGTTTCCGGATCGGCGCGGTGTTCCTGCCACTCAACACCCGCCTCACCGTTCCTGAATTGCAATTCATTGTCGGCGACGCCTCGCCAAAAGTGATGATCCACGACACCGATCTCGCCGAGGTCGCACTCGCGGTCGCAAAGCTCTGCAACGTTTCATCCGCGTTGCTGCTCGGCCCCGGCGGTTCCTACGAGGCGGCAATCGCGGCTTCGGCGCCGCTCGATCGCGCGGAGATGGTCACGCTCGATGACATCTCGACCATCATGTACACCTCGGGCACGACAGGTCAACCCAAGGGCGCGATCATCACCCATGGCATGACGTTCTGGAACTGCGTCAATCTCGGCGGCCCCGCCTACGTCTCGCCATCGACGGTGCTGCTCACCGTGCTGCCGCTGTTTCATACCGGCGGGCTCAATTGCTACACCAACCCGGTGCTGCATGCGGGCGGCACCGTGTTGATCATGCGCACATTCGACCCCGGCGTGGCGCTGCAACTGATCAGCGACCCCTCCTACGGCATTACCCAATTTTTCGGCGTGCCGTCGATCTACCAGTTCATGGCGCAGCATCCTTCGTTCGCGACGTCCGATTTCAGCCGCCTCGTGATCGGAGGCGTCGGCGGCGCGCCGATGCCCGTACCGCTCCTGAAAGTGTGGGAAGAACGCGGCGTGGCTCTGCAGCAGGGCTATGGCATGACCGAGACGTCACCGGCCGTGCTGGCGCTCGACCGCGAGGACGCCGCGCGCAAGGCCGGCTCCTCCGGCAAGCCGGTGCTGCACACGGAAGTGCGGATCGTGCGCCCCGACGGGACCGATGCGGATGTCGGCGAGCTCGGCGAACTCTGGGTCAGGGGACCGAACGTCACGCCGGGTTACTGGAACCGGCCAGATGCCAACCAGTCATCCTTCACCGACGGCTGGCTGCACACCGGCGATGCCACCCGCGTCGACGAAGAGGGCTTCTACTACATCGTCGATCGCTGGAAGGACATGTACATTTCCGGCGGCGAGAACGTCTATCCGGCCGAGGTGGAGAGCGTGCTGCATCAGCTCACGGCAATCGCCGAAGCTGCCGTGATCGGTATCCCGAACGAGCAATGGGGCGAGGTCGGCATGGCGATCGTGGCCGTCAAGCCCGGCCATACGCTGACACCAGCGGAGATTCACGCGCATTGCGCGGCCAATCTGGCGCGGTTCAAATGCCCGCGGCTGATCGAATTCGTCGATGCGTTGCCGCGCAATGCAACGGGGAAAATCCACAAGCCGACATTGCGAAAGAATTTCAGCGCGCCGAAGCCGACCGAAAAAGCGGCCATTGCTTCATGA
- a CDS encoding acetate--CoA ligase family protein, giving the protein MDAQASTASHQAEQWSPSPDASDIVKSIHAMLHPRNIVLVGATDKPGNYAERIWNNLIKYKYEGGLFPVNAKRETIWGVPCYKDFASLPEKPDHVLVLVPARFAVQVIRDAAAAGARSATIVTSGFSELQDEESQRLAVELKQAVKETGLAVTGPNCLGNLSAGEKLFTNIDDRIVTMEAGPVAIVGQSGAIVMAIRQTLEDRGVGVGYMVTTGNETGLETPDLMAYFAADPSIRVIVVYLEGVRNTKVFREACKAARAAGKPVIALKLGASEGGRAAAMAHTGALAGSIETFDAISTREGVIRVRGLDELIETTECFVHADPPKGNRLAAVSLSGGKRGLLIDAFYSAGMNFAPLSANATAQLAEMLGPGSIVGNPLDAGFAAVVDPSVYMKSIKIMIDDPDTDIVIIDAELPKAPHELRERNLRIVNEMAGAASKPVVYISAMSIGFTEFTKGLRKSLPNIAVMQGLDRAVGAIKSLIEYASLRKEVPDILSSSKASARAVLEKTLKAANGAAALDEVASKKLLKAYGIPVSKEEIAQTAAEAVKIAKKIGFPVVAKVVSADILHKSDIGGVVLNLNSAAEVKKAFNDITARVRKIKSKPKLEGILIAQQVKADLELVVGASLDAEMGPVVLFGTGGVDIELMKDVALAGAPLDEAEAKQLIAKTKAGVKLKGYRGKPALHEASAVKALVGLSNLMADAGTRIASIDVNPFLINSKVGVAVDGLIVLNNDAANKAAKH; this is encoded by the coding sequence ATGGACGCTCAGGCAAGCACCGCATCGCATCAAGCCGAACAATGGTCGCCCTCGCCTGACGCCAGCGACATCGTCAAGAGCATCCATGCGATGCTGCACCCGCGCAATATCGTGCTGGTCGGCGCCACCGACAAGCCCGGCAACTATGCCGAGCGCATCTGGAACAATCTGATCAAATACAAATACGAAGGCGGCCTGTTCCCGGTCAACGCCAAGCGCGAAACGATCTGGGGCGTGCCCTGCTACAAGGATTTCGCCAGCCTCCCGGAGAAACCCGATCATGTGCTGGTGCTGGTGCCGGCGCGTTTTGCCGTGCAGGTGATCCGTGACGCGGCGGCAGCCGGCGCACGCTCGGCCACCATCGTCACCTCGGGCTTCAGCGAGTTGCAGGACGAGGAAAGCCAGCGGCTTGCAGTCGAACTGAAGCAGGCCGTGAAAGAGACCGGCCTTGCGGTCACGGGCCCGAACTGCCTCGGCAATCTGAGCGCCGGCGAAAAGCTGTTCACCAATATCGACGACCGCATTGTCACCATGGAAGCAGGCCCCGTGGCGATTGTCGGACAATCCGGCGCGATCGTGATGGCGATCCGCCAGACGCTGGAGGATCGCGGCGTCGGCGTCGGCTACATGGTCACGACCGGCAACGAGACCGGGCTCGAGACGCCCGACCTGATGGCCTATTTCGCGGCCGATCCCTCGATCCGCGTTATCGTGGTCTATCTCGAAGGCGTGCGGAACACAAAAGTGTTCCGCGAAGCCTGCAAGGCGGCCCGCGCCGCCGGCAAGCCCGTGATCGCGCTGAAACTTGGCGCCTCCGAAGGTGGCCGTGCCGCCGCGATGGCGCATACCGGCGCGCTTGCCGGCTCGATCGAAACCTTTGACGCGATCTCGACCCGCGAAGGCGTGATCCGCGTCCGCGGCCTCGACGAGCTGATCGAGACCACCGAATGTTTCGTCCATGCCGATCCGCCGAAGGGCAACCGTCTCGCCGCGGTGTCGCTGTCCGGCGGCAAGCGTGGCCTCCTGATCGATGCATTCTATTCGGCCGGCATGAACTTCGCGCCGCTCAGCGCGAACGCGACGGCGCAACTGGCGGAAATGCTCGGCCCCGGCAGCATTGTCGGCAATCCGCTTGACGCCGGCTTTGCCGCTGTCGTCGACCCTTCCGTCTACATGAAGTCGATCAAGATCATGATCGACGATCCCGACACCGACATCGTCATCATCGACGCCGAATTGCCGAAGGCGCCGCATGAATTGCGCGAGCGCAACTTACGGATCGTCAACGAGATGGCGGGCGCCGCCAGCAAGCCCGTGGTCTACATCAGCGCGATGTCGATCGGGTTCACCGAATTCACCAAGGGTTTGCGCAAATCGCTGCCGAACATCGCGGTCATGCAGGGCCTCGATCGCGCCGTCGGCGCGATCAAGTCGCTGATCGAGTATGCGTCCCTGCGCAAGGAGGTGCCAGACATCCTATCGAGCTCGAAGGCTTCCGCGCGCGCGGTGCTGGAGAAGACGCTCAAGGCCGCCAACGGCGCCGCAGCGTTGGACGAGGTCGCGTCGAAAAAGCTGCTCAAGGCTTATGGCATCCCGGTTTCAAAGGAAGAGATCGCGCAGACGGCGGCGGAGGCCGTGAAGATTGCCAAGAAGATCGGCTTTCCCGTCGTGGCCAAAGTCGTCAGTGCCGACATCCTGCACAAATCAGACATCGGCGGCGTGGTGCTGAACCTCAACAGCGCGGCCGAGGTGAAGAAGGCGTTCAACGACATCACCGCGCGGGTAAGGAAGATCAAGAGCAAGCCGAAACTCGAAGGCATTCTAATCGCGCAGCAGGTCAAGGCCGATCTCGAACTCGTGGTCGGCGCTTCGCTCGACGCCGAGATGGGGCCGGTGGTGCTGTTCGGCACCGGTGGCGTCGATATCGAGTTGATGAAGGACGTAGCGCTCGCCGGCGCGCCGCTGGACGAGGCCGAGGCGAAGCAATTGATCGCCAAGACCAAGGCCGGCGTGAAGCTGAAGGGGTATCGCGGCAAGCCGGCGCTGCACGAGGCTTCCGCCGTGAAGGCGCTGGTCGGCCTGTCCAATCTGATGGCCGATGCCGGCACGCGCATCGCCTCGATCGACGTCAATCCGTTCCTGATCAACAGCAAGGTCGGCGTCGCCGTCGACGGCTTGATCGTGCTGAACAACGATGCAGCGAACAAGGCGGCGAAGCATTAG
- a CDS encoding marine proteobacterial sortase target protein, which translates to MTTSDEIEADKCSEQPSLIRLMLFFVMQGVAVILVGFAALFLSFEPVWSAERLQSAFLKPGDVRAGSLLLKIDEGYADASRLGVDVDLTVSGPTVRARVTQIFRNPTKDWVEAVYVYPLPSGGAVDTLKMVIGDRVVVGDIKERQQAKIIYEQAKQSGHKAALTEQERPNIFTNSVANIGPGETVLVQIEYQEPVAQSGNEFSLRVPMVIAPRYNPAPVVQSVDFKPDSGGWGSAKSDAVPDRDRISPEVLDPATNAPVNPTRITVRLQAGFPLGEVSSYHHTIKTEKPDASTSIIRLAEGPVPADRDFELTWKPAAEKAPSVGLFREHVGNSDYLLAFVTPPAVEQAQQKPMPREVIFVIDNSGSMGGVSIIQAKASLTYALGRLQPNDRFNVIRFDHTMDVLFPSAVPADREHIGRATSFVGALQANGGTEMVPAMRAALSDNSGDTGYVRQVVFLTDGAIGNEQQLFETISALRGRSRVFMVGIGSAPNTYLMTRAAELGRGTFTHIGAVEQVEERMRGLFAKLENPAVTNLTAKFSDATADITPVAIPDVYRDEPLVLAAKLDKLAGSVEIKGRIGDRPWVVTLPLANAAEGKGLSKLWARRKIADAEVGRTTRQTTPDEADKAILSLALEHQLVTRLTSLVAVDKTPSRPQGEPLKVSELPINLPAGWDFEKVFGERPRVPATPTERRADTEEARVQVAALKRVQPVVTQPPSTLALPKTATDAELKMIAGVILLTFSLILFVLNRRQMSRC; encoded by the coding sequence ATGACGACATCAGACGAAATTGAGGCAGACAAATGCAGCGAACAGCCCAGCCTGATCAGGCTGATGCTGTTCTTCGTGATGCAGGGCGTTGCCGTAATCCTGGTCGGGTTTGCGGCATTATTTTTGAGTTTTGAGCCGGTCTGGTCAGCGGAGCGCCTGCAGTCGGCGTTCCTCAAGCCCGGCGACGTCCGCGCCGGTTCGCTGCTGCTGAAGATTGACGAGGGCTATGCCGATGCGTCGCGGCTCGGCGTCGATGTTGATCTCACCGTGTCGGGGCCGACGGTCCGCGCCCGCGTCACCCAGATTTTTCGCAACCCAACGAAGGACTGGGTCGAAGCCGTCTACGTCTATCCGCTGCCGTCGGGCGGCGCGGTCGATACGCTGAAGATGGTGATCGGCGATCGCGTCGTGGTCGGTGACATCAAGGAGCGGCAGCAAGCAAAGATCATCTACGAACAAGCGAAGCAGAGCGGACACAAGGCGGCACTGACCGAACAGGAACGGCCGAACATCTTCACCAATTCCGTCGCCAATATCGGTCCCGGCGAAACCGTGCTGGTACAGATCGAATATCAGGAGCCTGTCGCACAATCCGGCAACGAGTTCTCGCTGCGGGTGCCGATGGTGATCGCCCCACGTTACAATCCCGCGCCCGTCGTGCAGAGCGTCGATTTCAAGCCGGATAGCGGCGGCTGGGGTTCGGCCAAATCCGATGCCGTGCCGGATCGCGACCGCATCTCGCCCGAAGTGCTCGACCCCGCCACCAACGCGCCGGTCAATCCAACCCGCATCACCGTGCGGCTGCAGGCAGGCTTTCCGCTCGGCGAGGTCAGCAGTTACCACCATACGATCAAGACCGAGAAGCCAGACGCCAGTACGAGCATCATCCGCCTTGCTGAAGGCCCGGTGCCGGCGGACCGCGATTTCGAACTGACCTGGAAACCCGCGGCCGAGAAGGCGCCGTCGGTCGGGCTGTTCCGTGAGCATGTCGGCAATTCCGATTATCTGCTGGCGTTCGTGACACCGCCCGCGGTCGAGCAGGCGCAGCAGAAACCGATGCCGCGCGAAGTGATCTTCGTGATCGATAATTCCGGCTCGATGGGCGGCGTCTCGATCATTCAGGCCAAGGCGAGCCTCACCTACGCCCTCGGCCGTCTGCAGCCGAACGATCGTTTCAACGTGATCCGCTTCGATCACACCATGGATGTGCTGTTCCCGTCAGCGGTGCCCGCCGACAGGGAGCATATCGGCCGGGCCACCTCCTTCGTCGGCGCGCTGCAGGCCAATGGCGGCACGGAAATGGTGCCCGCGATGCGGGCGGCGCTGTCCGACAACAGCGGCGACACCGGTTACGTCCGCCAGGTCGTATTCCTGACCGACGGCGCCATCGGCAACGAACAGCAATTGTTCGAAACCATCAGCGCGTTGCGCGGCCGCTCGCGCGTCTTCATGGTGGGCATCGGCTCGGCGCCAAACACCTACCTGATGACGCGCGCCGCCGAACTCGGCCGCGGCACCTTCACCCATATCGGCGCGGTCGAGCAGGTCGAGGAGCGCATGCGCGGACTGTTCGCCAAGCTGGAGAATCCCGCGGTGACTAATCTGACCGCGAAATTCTCCGATGCCACGGCCGACATCACGCCGGTTGCGATCCCCGACGTCTACCGCGACGAGCCGCTGGTGCTGGCCGCAAAACTCGACAAGCTCGCGGGCTCGGTCGAGATCAAGGGCCGCATCGGCGATCGCCCGTGGGTCGTCACCCTTCCGCTAGCGAATGCGGCCGAAGGCAAGGGCCTGTCCAAGCTCTGGGCCCGCCGCAAGATCGCGGATGCGGAGGTTGGGCGCACCACGCGTCAGACGACGCCGGACGAAGCCGACAAGGCCATCCTCTCGCTGGCGCTCGAGCATCAGCTCGTCACGCGGCTGACGAGTCTGGTAGCCGTCGACAAGACGCCGAGCCGTCCGCAAGGAGAGCCGCTCAAGGTTTCGGAACTGCCGATCAACCTGCCTGCGGGATGGGACTTTGAAAAGGTGTTCGGCGAGCGCCCGCGCGTGCCGGCAACGCCGACGGAGCGGCGCGCCGATACGGAAGAGGCGCGCGTTCAGGTCGCGGCGCTGAAGCGGGTGCAGCCTGTCGTCACCCAGCCGCCCAGCACGCTCGCGCTGCCGAAGACGGCAACTGACGCCGAGCTGAAGATGATTGCCGGTGTGATCCTGCTCACGTTCAGCCTGATCCTGTTCGTGCTCAATCGACGTCAGATGTCACGGTGTTGA